A region of the Microbulbifer pacificus genome:
AACGGAGCTGGATAACGAAGCCAAACTGGATATCGCATTGGACGCTACCGATGCGCCCGCATCCGTTATGGACGCAGACGCCCAGCTGAAACTGATCCGTATCATCCGCTGCTGCCCCAACGGCGTGGAGCGTATGAGCACCGCGCTCGAGGGCATCGCCGATACTTCCAACAATCTGGCTCGCGTCGTCACCGAAAACGAGAACGGCAACAGCCGCGTGCGTATCCAGTGCCTGGTGCGCAGCCTCTCCGATACTGCCCGCGATGAGCACGGCCTCAATGTGGCCGCCGCGTTCCAGCTCGCCGGTGCGCAGGCGAGCCTGGACAATGCTTACCCGGGCTGGACACCTAATATGCAGTCGCCACTGCTGGCACTGATGAAAGACGTCTACCAAGAAATGGAAGGCAAAGAGCCCGAAGTAAAAGTGATCCACGCCGGCCTCGAATGCGGCCTGCTGGCCAAACCCTACCCCAACTGGGACATGGTCTCCTTCGGCCCCACCATCCGCCGCGCGCACTCGCCGGAAGAGCGGGTGCATATCCAGAGCGTGGCGAACTTCTGGGATTATTTCCTGAAAGTCGTTGCGGCGATTCCAACGGCCGGGTAACTTCAATTCAAGAAGCGAATTAGCCGCGCGTGATTATCCCGGCAGCTTTGCTAGCCGGGATAATCGTTGCAGAAATCCAGTTATCTCCAATCAATAGATACATTAAAACGGGAGAGATTCCATGTTCAGTCATATCATGATCGGCGCAAATGACGTCGAAGCTTCCAAGGCCTTCTACGATGCCATTCTCGGTGCCATGGGCCATAAGCCCGGCGTAATGGATGCAAAAGGCCGCTGTTTCTACTTTACTCCCTCCGGTGTTTTTGCGATTACCAAGCCGCTGAACAATGAGCCTGCCTCCCACGGTAATGGCTCCACCATTGGCTTTACTGCGGACAGTCCCGCCGCAGCCGATGCCTGGCATGTCGCTGGACTGGCCAACGGCGGCACCGAGTGTGAAGATCCACCCGGCGTGCGCGAGACCCCTAACGGCAATCTGTATCTCGCCTACCTGCGCGATCCCTCCGGCAACAAAATCTGCGCACTGCACCGTATGGGCTAAGCCCAAATATCCGGTAAGCCAGTACGAGACTGGCTCACCGGACATTTCCGCTGCGAATCATTGCGATCAACATCACGTGATCAAACCTGCAAGGAATGCATCATGACTCCCGCGATCAACAGCGCCACCAAAGCGAAAATTTCCTATCAGATCCACGAATACAGTCACGATCCCGCTGCGGAATCCTACGGCCTTGAGGCCGCGGAAAAGCTCGGGCTGGACCCAAAGCAGGTATTCAAAACGCTTGTAGTGTCGCTGGATGGAAAATCTCTCGCCGTCGCCATCCTGCCGGTGGAAACACAGCTCAATATGAAACTGATCGCCAAGGCGGCTGGTGCAAAAAAAGCAGCAATGGCGGACAAGAACGATGTGATGCGCTCTTCCGGCTACGTACTCGGTGGCGTGAGCCCGCTGGGACAGAAAAAACTCCTGCCCACCTTCCTGCACCATTCCGCGGAAGCCCAGCCCACTATCTTCGTCAGCGCCGGCCGTCGCGGGCTGGAAATTGAACTGGCTCCCCAGGATCTGCTGCAACTGACGCGGGGAAAGTTTGCGGAACTGGTTATCTGAAAAACCTTCCAAGGAATTGAAAGACGCACTGCATGACCCACTACGAATGGCTGCTATTTGACCTGGACGGCACACTGAGCGACCCAGCCGAGGGCTTCATCAATTGCATGAACCACGCGCTGGAATTTCACGATTTCGCCCCCCGCCCAGCCGACGAACTCACGCCACACATAGGTCCGCCGCTTGAGCAGACCATGGCGCAATTGTCCGGAAGCAGCGACGAGGTCCTCATCCGTTCCATGGTAAATAAATACCGCGAGCGCTACGGCGAGACCGGCTATGTGGAAAATACACTCTACCCCGGCGTCGCCGAGATGCTGGAGAACCTCTGTAGCAATGACAGTGTCCGCCTCGGGGTCTGTACCTCCAAGCGTGCAGACTTTGCCGGAAGGATTCTCGAGCAGTTCAACCTGCGCCACTACTTTGAATTCGTCAGCGGCGGCGATGTGGGCATTGCCAAGTGGCAGCAACTGGAAAAATTGCTCGCAGAAGAGTGTATTAGCACACAAGCGTTGATGATCGGCGACCGCCACTTTGACCTGACTGCCGCGCATAAAAACCATCTGCACTCTGCCGGTGTACTGTGGGGATACGGTTCACCCCAGGAACTGCAAGAACACCACCCCACCTACCTTTTCTCCAGTCCTGCGGAGATTTGCCAGCAGTTTTGAGGCAGCCCCCACAGATGTGACCTCGTGTTCCCGATTGGCCGGCCCCGCTGCTGGCCCTGCCACCGCGGTTGCCGCATAATGCACGGCCGCTTTGACGATTCCGATAACTCCGACAACAAACGGCCTGCTGTATGTGGTTTAAAAACCTGCGCGTCTACCGCCTTACCCGTGAATTCACCCTCTCCGCTGAACAGCTGAACGAGCTGCTCGAACCTGATACCTTCACCCC
Encoded here:
- a CDS encoding VOC family protein, whose protein sequence is MFSHIMIGANDVEASKAFYDAILGAMGHKPGVMDAKGRCFYFTPSGVFAITKPLNNEPASHGNGSTIGFTADSPAAADAWHVAGLANGGTECEDPPGVRETPNGNLYLAYLRDPSGNKICALHRMG
- the ybaK gene encoding Cys-tRNA(Pro) deacylase translates to MTPAINSATKAKISYQIHEYSHDPAAESYGLEAAEKLGLDPKQVFKTLVVSLDGKSLAVAILPVETQLNMKLIAKAAGAKKAAMADKNDVMRSSGYVLGGVSPLGQKKLLPTFLHHSAEAQPTIFVSAGRRGLEIELAPQDLLQLTRGKFAELVI
- a CDS encoding HAD family hydrolase, translating into MTHYEWLLFDLDGTLSDPAEGFINCMNHALEFHDFAPRPADELTPHIGPPLEQTMAQLSGSSDEVLIRSMVNKYRERYGETGYVENTLYPGVAEMLENLCSNDSVRLGVCTSKRADFAGRILEQFNLRHYFEFVSGGDVGIAKWQQLEKLLAEECISTQALMIGDRHFDLTAAHKNHLHSAGVLWGYGSPQELQEHHPTYLFSSPAEICQQF